One window from the genome of Panthera leo isolate Ple1 chromosome D3, P.leo_Ple1_pat1.1, whole genome shotgun sequence encodes:
- the PLA2G3 gene encoding group 3 secretory phospholipase A2, translating into MGILVVLLGMLSFLGVAVGSSSALLWDSTSCHLARPIPGSPLGTLSFLGKNAQGLALVHTHWDEHGRLQSCSQQDEPELTAAFSALCAGEITRGTFIHTPGPELQRALATLQSQWGACRGTEEGPAGAREKRAAGVREEQAEGHRGAPSSIGHQRLKRGWTMPGTLWCGVGDSAGNSTELGIFQGPDLCCREHDRCPQNISPFQYSYGIRNYRFHTISHCDCDARFQQCLKNQQDSISDIVGVAFFNVLEVPCFVLEEQEACVAWYWWGGCRRYGSIPLAHLQPRTLYNASWSSPATPQPPSLQNPAPSKPQQKQRPQKRPPQWKGSKHPSKTNTTALRTPVASTQPDMTPTAWLEVTHPGLQGPWGGLKPQDVRRACRSFRHLDQCEQQIGPQETKFQLLNSAHEPLFHCNCTRRLARFLRLHSPPAGTSVLWELLGTTCFKLTPPLDCAEGTGCFRDPRAIKVSARHLQRLQQRRLQLWGVNTDEGQVWPSNHPRAPMSFYDRCLQLTQAAWRPDRQQKS; encoded by the exons ATGGGGATTCTGGTAGTGCTGTTAGGGATGCTGAGCTTCCTGGGAGTGGCTGTGGGgagctcctctgccctcctctgggaCAGCACCTCCTGCCACTTGGCCAGGCCCATCCCCGGCAGCCCCTTGGGGACCCTGAGCTTTCTGGGCAAGAATGCCCAGGGACTGGCCCTGGTCCACACCCACTGGGATGAGCACGGGAGGCTGCAATCTTGTAGCCAGCAAGACGAGCCAGAGCTCACTGCAGCCTTTAGTGCTCTCTGTGCTGGTGAGATCACCCGGGGCACCTTCATCCACACCCCTGGACCTGAGCTGCAGAGAGCCCTGGCCACACTTCAgagtcagtggggagcctgccgAGGGACTGAAGAGGGTCCAGCAGGGGCTAGGGAGAAGCGAGCAGCAGGGGTCAGGGAAGAGCAAGCAGAAGGACACAGAGGAGCACCCAGCAGCATAGGACACCAGCGGTTGAAGAGAGGCTGGACTATGCCTGGCACGCTGTGGTGTGGAGTCGGGGATTCTGCCGGAAACTCCACAGAGTTGG GGATCTTCCAAGGCCCTGATCTCTGCTGCCGGGAACATGACCGATGCCCACAGAACATCTCGCCCTTCCAGTACAGCTATGGTATCAGAAACTACCGATTCCACACCATCTCCCACTGTGACTGTGATGCCAG GTTCCAGCAATGCCTGAAGAACCAGCAGGACTCCATCTCGGACATCGTGGGTGTGGCCTTCTTCAATGTGCTGGAGGTCCCCTGCTTCGTGCTGGAGGAGCAGGAGGCGTGTGTGGCGTGGTACTGGTGGGGAGG GTGCAGAAGGTATGGCTCCATACCTCTTGCCCACCTCCAGCCCAGGACCCTCTATAATGCCTCCTGGAGCTCCCCAGccaccccccagcctcccagccttcagaaccCAGCCCCTAGCAAGCCACAACAGAAGCAGCGTCCTCAGAAGCGACCACCGCAATGGAAAGGGTCTAAGCACCCCAGCAAAACCAACACCACAGCCCTCCGGACCCCTGTGGCCTCCACCCAGCCTGATATGACCCCCACAGCCTGGCTGGAGGTCACCCATCCAGGCCTCCAGGGGCCATGGGGTGGCCTAAAACCTCAGG ATGTCCGCCGAGCCTGCCGCAGCTTCCGCCACTTGGATCAATGTGAGCAGCAGATCGGGCCTCAGGAAACAAAGTTCCAGCTGCTCAATAGTGCTCATGAGCCCCTCTTCCACTGCAACTGCACACGCCG cCTGGCACGCTTCCTGAGGCTCCACAGCCCACCTGCAGGCACCAGCGTACTTTGGGAGCTGCTAGGCACAACCTGTTTCAAGCTGACCCCTCCACTGGACTGTGCTGAGGGCACAGG CTGTTTCAGAGACCCTAGGGCCATCAAGGTGTCAGCTCGGCACTTGCAGCGACTTCAGCAGAGGCGACTCCAGCTCTGGGGTGTGAACACAGATGAGGGGCAGGTATGGCCTTCAAATCACCCAAGAGCCCCCATGTCATTCTATGACCGGTGTCTGCAGCTGACCCAGGCAGCCTGGAGACCTGACAGACAGCAGAAATCCTAG
- the INPP5J gene encoding phosphatidylinositol 4,5-bisphosphate 5-phosphatase A: MEGQSSSGSKRPGTRAGLRPLPMPHGVSQTEAPSKVDSSFQLPAKENAAPVPSEPRLALAPVGPRAANPPSTEGPRLALVSPRPILAPLSTPSRQKTAPARHSSNLAPTSVGQLVMSAPAGPKPPPVTSGSVLPPTSLGQLVMSASAGPRPPTATLGPRLAPTSRDQKQVPPASVGPKPALAASGLSLVLASEEQTPQPPSNSSPVLSSSQEQALAPASVIPTPASVGWTPAKQRDAPAPKPLPSSEGHLQPSAQTSGPTGSTSLIQTPPDPRISPSFRARPEAPRSSPEDPVLSRPPQTLPLDVSQSPPEPTTRSPGLLSPTFRPGASSAQTVPPPLPKPPRSPSRSPSRSPNRSPCVPPAPEMALPRPSTQGAGPSGHLSPSIQPQETPAPVTTSPSTSTSSSSWSAQPTCKSDPGFWITVVTWNVGTAMPPDDVTSLLHLGSGGDDSEGSDMIAIGLQEVNSMINKRLKDALFTDQWSELFMDALAPFNFVLVSTVRMQGVILLLFAKYYHLPFLRDVQTDCTRTGLGGYWGNKGGVSVRLAAFGHMLCFLNCHLPAHMDKAEQRKDNFQTILSLQQFQGPGAHGILDHDLVFWFGDLNFRIESYDLHFVKFAIDSDQLHQLWEKDQLNMAKNTWPILKGFQEGPLNFAPTFKFDVGTNKYDTSAKKRKPAWTDRILWKVKAPSVGPSPSGRESHRLKVTQYSYRSHMEYTVSDHKPVAAQFILQFAYRDDVPLVRLEVADEWVRPEQAVVRYRIETVFARSSWDWIGLYRVGFRHCKDYVAYVWAKHEDVDGNIYQVTFSEESLPKGHGDFILGYYSHTHSILIGVTEPFQISLPTSELASSSTDSSSASSEDEDDSTLELLAPKSRSPSPGKSKRHRSRSPGLARFPGLALRPSSRERRGASRSPSPQSRRLPRMAPDRGNDGSSRGSSEEGPSGLLGPWAFPPPVPRSLGLLPALRLETVDPGGGGSWGPNREAPAPHSLSPSPQGRQGLEEGGLGP; encoded by the exons ATGGAGGGCCAGAGCAGCAGTGGCAGCAAGAGGCCAGGGACCCGGGCTGGCCTGCGCCCCCTGCCCATGCCCCATGGGGTTTCTCAAACTGAGGCACCTTCCAAG GTGGACTCAAGTTTTCAGCTCCCAGCGAAGGAGAATGCAGCCCCAGTACCCTCCGAACCAAGATTGGCTCTAGCACCTGTGGGGCCACGAGCAGCTAATCCACCTTCCACAGAGGGGCCAAGGCTGGCTCTGGTGTCTCCCCGACCCATCCTGGCTCCACTGTCCACCCCTAGCAGGCAGAAAACAGCTCCTGCCCGCCACAGTTCCAACCTGGCTCCAACGTCTGTGGGCCAGTTAGTCATGTCTGCCCCAGCTGGGCCGAAGCCTCCTCCAGTGACCTCAGGCTCAGTCCTGCCTCCAACATCCCTGGGGCAGCTGGTAATGTCTGCTTCAGCAGGGCCAAGGCCTCCCACAGCCACTCTGGGGCCCAGGCTGGCTCCAACATCCAGGGACCAGAAGCAGGTGCCACCTGCCTCCGTGGGACCCAAGCCAGCACTCGCTGCTTCGGGCCTGAGCCTGGTCCTGGCATCTGAGGAGCAGACACCACAGCCCCCCTCCAACTCTTCCCCAGTTTTGTCATCTTCTCAGGAACAGGCCCTGGCTCCAGCATCTGTGATACCAACCCCAGCCTCTGTGGGATGGACACCCGCTAAACAGAGGGATGCCCCAGCCCCTAAACCTCTCCCCTCTTCCGAAGGGCATCTCCAGCCTTCAGCTCAGACATCTGGTCCTACGGGCTCCACATCCTTGATCCAAACACCCCCAGACCCCCGAATCTCCCCCTCATTCAGAGCCCGTCCTGAGGCCCCCCGCAGCAGCCCTGAGGATCCTGTCCTGTCCCGGCCACCCCAGACCCTGCCTCTGGATGTGAGCCAGAGCCCTCCAGAGCCTACTACCCGTTCCCCAGGACTTCTGTCCCCCACCTTCCGGCCAGGGGCCTCCTCGGCACAGACtgtgcccccacctctgcccaagCCACCCAGGTCTCCCAGTCGTTCCCCCAGCCGCTCTCCCAACCGCTCCCCTTGCGTCCCCCCAGCCCCTGAGATGGCCCTCCCCAGGCCTAGCACGCAGGGGGCAGGACCTAGTGGACACCTGAGCCCCAGTATTCAGCCCCAAGAAACTCCAGCTCCGGTCACCACCTCCCCTTCTACATCCACCTCATCATCCTCTTGGTCAGCTCAGCCTACCTGCAAGAGCGACCCTGGCTTCTG GATCACTGTGGTCACGTGGAACGTGGGCACCGCCATGCCCCCTGACGACGTCACATCCCTCCTCCACCTGGGCAGCGGTGGCGATGACAGTGAAGGGTCGGACATGATTGCCATTGG GTTGCAGGAAGTGAACTCCATGATCAACAAGCGGCTCAAGGACGCACTCTTCACAGACCAGTGGAGTGAGCTCTTCATGGACGCGCTGGCACCCTTCAACTTCGTGCTG GTGAGTACTGTGCGGATGCAGGGCGTCATCCTGCTGCTGTTCGCCAAGTACTACCACTTGCCCTTCCTGAGAGACGTGCAGACTGATTGCACACGCACTGGCCTGGGAGGCTATTGG GGCAACAAGGGTGGAGTGAGCGTGCGACTGGCGGCCTTCGGGCACATGCTCTGCTTCCTGAACTGCCACTTGCCAGCGCACATGGACAAGGCAGAGCAGCGCAAGGACAACTTCCAAACCATCCTTAGCCTCCAGCAGTTCCAGGGGCCCGGGGCACATGGCATCCTGGATCACGA CCTCGTGTTCTGGTTTGGGGACCTCAACTTCCGCATTGAGAGCTATGACCTGCACTTTGTCAAGTTTGCCATTGACAGTGATCAGCTCCACCAGCTCTGGGAGAAGGACCAG CTCAACATGGCCAAGAACACCTGGCCCATCCTGAAGGGCTTCCAGGAGGGGCCCCTCAACTTTGCACCCACCTTCAAGTTTGATGTGGGTACTAACAAATATGATACCAG TGCCAAGAAGCGGAAGCCAGCCTGGACAGACCGTATCCTGTGGAAGGTCAAGGCTCCAAGTGTGGGTCCCAGCCCTTCAGGACGGGAAAGCCACCGGCTCAAGGTGACCCAGTACAGCTACCGTAGCCACATGGAATACACAGTCAGCGATCACAAGCCCGTGGCTGCTCAGTTCATCCTGCAG TTTGCCTACAGGGACGACGTGCCGCTAGTGCGGCTGGAGGTGGCAGATGAGTGGGTGCGGCCAGAGCAGGCTGTGGTGAGGTACCGCATAGAAACAGTGTTCGCCCGCAGCTCTTGGGACTGGATCGGCTTGTACCGG GTGGGTTTCCGCCACTGTAAGGACTACGTGGCTTATGTCTGGGCCAAACATGAGGATGTGGATGGGAACATCTACCAG GTGACCTTCAGTGAGGAGTCACTTCCCAAGGGCCATGGAGATTTCATACTGGGCTATTATAGCCACACCCACAGCATCCTCATCGGTGTCACTGAGCCCTTCCAG ATCTCGCTGCCTACCTCGGAGTTGGCCAGCAGCAGCACAGATAGCTCAAGTGCCAGCTCAGAGGACGAGGATGACAGTACCCTGGAGCTGCTTGCACCCAAGTCccgcagccccagccctggcaaGTCCAAGAGACACCGTAGCCGCAGCCCGGGCCTGGCCCGCTTCCCCGGCCTTGCCCTGCGGCCTTCATCCCGTGAACGCCGCGGTGCCAGCCGCAGCCCCTCACCCCAGAGTCGCCGCCTGCCTCGGATGGCCCCTGACAGGGGCAATGATGGTAGCAGCCGGGGCAGTAGTGAGGAGGGGCCCTCTGGGCTGCTTGGTCCCTGGGCCTTCCCACCACCTGTGCCTCGAAGCCTGGGCTTGCTGCCTGCCTTGCGCCTGGAGACTGTTGACCCTGGTGGTGGTGGTTCCTGGGGACCTAATCGGGAAGCCCCAGCCCCTCATAGCCTGTCTCCCAGTCCCCAGGGCcggcaggggctggaggaagggggcctggggccctga
- the SELENOM gene encoding selenoprotein M — protein MHLPLPPRPLLLLLAALAAAVTTFRPDWNRLHGLARARVETCGGUQLNRLKEVKAFVTQDIPLYHNMVMKHLPGADPELVLLGHRYEELERIPLSEMTREEINELVQELGFYRKAAPDEPVPPEYLRAPARPDQGAPARADL, from the exons ATGCACCTCCCGCTTCCTCCACGAcccctgctgctgcttcttgcGGCTCTTGCGGCTGCCGTCACCACCTTCCGGCCCGACTGGAACCGCTTGCACGGCCTGGCCCGAGCCCGGGTAGAG ACCTGTGGGGGATGACAGCTGAATCGCCTGAAGGAG GTGAAGGCCTTTGTCACCCAGGATATCCCTTTATA TCACAACATGGTAATGAAACATCTCCCAGGGGCAGACCCAGAGCTCGTCCTGCTGGGCCACCGCTACGAAGAACTGGAG CGAATCCCACTCAGCGAAATGACCCGCGAGGAGATTAATGAGCTTGTGCAGGAGCTCGGCTTCTACCGCAAGGCGGCGCCTGACGAACCTGTTCCCCCAGAGTACCTGCGGGCGCCTGCCAGGCCCGACCAAGGCGCTCCGGCCCGCGCTGACCTTTAA